In the Colwellia sp. 20A7 genome, one interval contains:
- a CDS encoding ABC transporter permease — MEMFKYYLKLSFRNLIRNRLFFILMISTLAVGVGVFLANVAIIKSMSSDPIPHKSERIFNVSLNIWSNDNPDAELIEVMRYNDAMHILKNDIATNTMVHYQSSVYTRDINAKSLTRHQAVVRATTPGFFPLTDAPFAFGGAWQQDYAKQIVIGDTFNQQVFGGGNSVGKTLEIDGKPFEIVGVLKPWSLKPAFYKAAFEQAFEPTDDIYAPIETAMDNEWAIVLRNMSTDRINSVSDNRGKNGFFIQAFVQLDTLDQKNLMQQYLDNYSQHRKAQGEYLRANDNRLLDVNEWLTHQKVVDERMLAFALASSLFLAVCIFNASSLLLARYHSARFETGLRRAVGARMKDVFYQGVVESMLIGLCCAVLTLLFGWVFLQISMTLFPALKQTSDIDITLILMGIAIALITSFISMLYPLIRSCRTSLSTTLK, encoded by the coding sequence ATGGAAATGTTTAAATATTACCTAAAATTGAGTTTTCGGAATTTAATCCGTAATCGACTGTTTTTTATCTTAATGATTTCTACTTTAGCGGTTGGTGTAGGTGTGTTCTTAGCTAATGTCGCTATTATTAAGTCAATGTCATCGGATCCTATTCCTCATAAGAGCGAACGTATTTTTAATGTGTCACTTAATATTTGGTCTAACGATAACCCTGATGCAGAGTTAATTGAAGTTATGCGATATAACGATGCTATGCATATTTTAAAAAATGACATAGCAACTAACACTATGGTGCATTACCAATCATCCGTTTACACCAGAGATATTAATGCTAAAAGTCTAACGCGCCACCAAGCAGTAGTACGAGCTACCACACCTGGGTTTTTCCCGTTAACAGATGCACCTTTTGCCTTTGGCGGTGCTTGGCAGCAAGACTATGCCAAGCAGATTGTTATTGGTGATACGTTTAACCAACAAGTTTTTGGCGGCGGCAATAGTGTCGGTAAAACCCTTGAAATTGATGGTAAACCTTTTGAAATTGTTGGTGTCCTAAAACCATGGAGTTTAAAACCTGCTTTTTATAAAGCTGCATTTGAGCAAGCATTTGAACCAACCGATGACATTTATGCACCCATTGAAACTGCAATGGATAATGAATGGGCTATAGTTTTGCGAAACATGTCAACTGATCGAATTAATTCAGTATCTGATAACCGTGGAAAAAATGGATTTTTTATTCAAGCTTTTGTACAGCTCGATACGCTTGATCAGAAGAATTTAATGCAACAATACCTTGATAACTACTCACAACACCGCAAAGCGCAAGGCGAATATTTGCGCGCGAATGACAATCGTTTATTGGATGTTAATGAGTGGCTAACACACCAAAAGGTTGTAGATGAACGTATGTTGGCCTTCGCTTTAGCTAGTTCACTCTTTTTAGCTGTCTGTATTTTTAATGCCAGTAGTTTATTACTCGCTCGTTATCATAGCGCAAGATTTGAAACTGGGCTTAGACGTGCGGTTGGTGCTCGAATGAAAGATGTTTTCTATCAAGGCGTTGTTGAAAGCATGTTGATTGGATTATGTTGCGCAGTATTAACACTTTTATTTGGTTGGGTGTTTCTGCAAATATCAATGACATTATTTCCAGCACTAAAACAAACTAGCGATATAGACATAACATTAATATTGATGGGGATTGCTATTGCGTTAATCACTTCATTTATTAGCATGTTGTATCCGTTAATTCGTTCTTGTAGAACGTCTCTATCAACGACGTTGAAATAA
- a CDS encoding ABC transporter ATP-binding protein — MLNMKNISRIYRSDTIQTHALRDFNLHVNAGEFVAVTGPSGSGKSTFLNVAGLLDSFDKGSYELDGVNIQGLNDDELSRLRNEKIGFIFQNYNLIPDFNLFDNIDMPLRYRGFNAAQRKRRIDGALEQVGLASRANYLPSQLSGGQQQRVAIARALAGEPKILLADEPTGNLDSLMARQVMELLHTLNEAGSTIIMVTHDPEQARAVGRNVQVIDGQITDHSVYAPTHHNAPIAVNI, encoded by the coding sequence ATGCTTAACATGAAAAATATTAGTCGAATTTATCGTAGTGACACTATTCAAACCCATGCATTACGTGATTTTAATTTACACGTAAATGCCGGCGAGTTTGTTGCGGTAACGGGGCCGTCTGGCTCAGGTAAATCAACATTTTTAAACGTCGCAGGGCTGTTGGACAGTTTCGATAAAGGCTCTTATGAACTCGACGGTGTCAATATTCAAGGACTTAATGATGATGAATTATCGCGCTTACGTAACGAAAAAATTGGTTTTATTTTTCAAAACTATAACCTAATCCCTGACTTTAACCTGTTTGATAATATTGATATGCCATTACGCTATCGCGGTTTTAATGCAGCACAAAGAAAGCGCCGCATTGATGGCGCTTTGGAGCAAGTTGGTTTAGCTAGTCGTGCTAACTACTTACCAAGTCAGTTATCCGGTGGACAACAACAACGTGTGGCTATTGCCCGAGCCTTAGCCGGTGAGCCAAAAATATTATTAGCGGATGAACCCACAGGTAACCTTGACTCACTAATGGCACGCCAAGTAATGGAATTACTGCATACTTTAAACGAAGCAGGTAGCACCATTATTATGGTAACGCACGATCCAGAGCAAGCCCGTGCTGTTGGCCGTAATGTGCAAGTGATTGATGGTCAAATTACCGATCACAGCGTTTATGCACCAACGCATCATAATGCCCCTATTGCCGTTAATATTTAA
- a CDS encoding efflux RND transporter periplasmic adaptor subunit gives MISSTDGQDEVISKVANKKPWAKLTLGALVFIGAVWFILPTLSQWSGGIPSVNPQTITRATVVNGTLIRDIAVNGKLVAANAPTIYSSEPGQVTLLAKPGDIVKKDAIVATILSPELQSTVKQATAKLESLKIDARRSELRDREAQLDLEQVLDTARVRTNASTRELTRAELSYEKQVVSQLYLVSKRDAKLENDLLFEHAKKRVELAIQRLEFENQTRDLLVKSQQLVVDELQRRVELLNIRAPVDGIVGNWLVQKKERVSDTQAIMTIVDLSQYEAELNVPEFYADDLGLGLDVKMQISGKSLIGKVISVSPEVKNSQVMVRVSIDNLAEIQLRQNQRLNARIEFENKENVLMVKRGGFQASHGGQAAYVINGDEAKLIPITTGSQSIEFIEITSGLKSGDSIIISSTETFDMHSTISLN, from the coding sequence ATGATTAGCTCTACCGACGGACAAGACGAAGTAATAAGTAAAGTTGCCAATAAAAAGCCTTGGGCTAAATTAACACTTGGTGCGCTTGTATTTATTGGCGCGGTTTGGTTTATTTTACCAACCTTAAGTCAATGGTCGGGCGGTATTCCAAGTGTTAACCCACAAACTATTACCCGTGCTACCGTTGTTAACGGTACTTTAATTCGTGATATCGCTGTTAATGGTAAATTAGTTGCCGCGAATGCTCCTACCATTTATAGCTCTGAGCCCGGACAAGTTACTTTATTAGCTAAACCAGGTGATATCGTTAAAAAAGATGCCATTGTGGCAACTATATTAAGCCCTGAATTACAATCAACAGTTAAGCAAGCTACAGCTAAGTTAGAAAGTTTAAAAATTGATGCTAGAAGAAGTGAATTACGTGATCGTGAAGCTCAGCTTGATTTAGAGCAAGTGCTTGATACTGCACGTGTTCGTACTAATGCTAGTACCCGAGAATTAACCCGTGCAGAGCTATCATATGAAAAACAAGTGGTTAGTCAGCTTTACCTAGTCAGTAAACGTGATGCAAAGCTTGAAAATGACTTACTATTCGAACATGCCAAAAAACGCGTTGAACTAGCAATACAACGTCTTGAATTTGAAAACCAAACACGTGATCTTTTAGTAAAGAGCCAACAATTAGTCGTTGATGAACTGCAGCGACGTGTTGAGCTACTGAATATTCGAGCACCTGTTGATGGTATTGTTGGTAACTGGTTAGTACAGAAAAAAGAACGAGTTAGCGATACCCAAGCCATTATGACTATTGTTGATTTAAGTCAGTATGAAGCAGAGCTTAACGTACCTGAATTTTACGCCGATGATTTAGGACTTGGTCTTGATGTGAAAATGCAAATATCAGGAAAATCACTTATTGGTAAAGTTATTTCAGTTTCACCTGAAGTTAAAAACAGTCAAGTCATGGTAAGAGTGTCAATTGATAACTTAGCCGAAATTCAACTACGCCAAAATCAACGTTTGAATGCCCGTATCGAATTTGAAAATAAAGAAAACGTATTAATGGTTAAACGTGGTGGCTTTCAAGCGAGTCATGGTGGTCAAGCAGCTTATGTTATCAATGGAGACGAAGCCAAGTTAATCCCCATAACAACAGGTTCGCAAAGTATTGAATTTATTGAAATAACATCAGGACTAAAATCAGGAGACAGCATTATTATTTCATCAACGGAAACGTTTGATATGCACTCAACGATTTCACTAAATTAA
- a CDS encoding DUF2947 domain-containing protein, translating into MSYIPLEQLKNAWIFKHKSLPISENDLTKIKPMAKDRANVLWDTFISRQVDHPDFFKKGDWPFDKNNWKEQGKWESIWDSNDEDLPELINAHIAWDNNTVVYYCSNRENIIETTWAVFKRCWKNFLFMDDGPILIGKKRQQVVQFTSNGYFKIGDKPK; encoded by the coding sequence ATGAGCTACATCCCACTAGAACAATTAAAAAATGCTTGGATCTTTAAACATAAAAGCCTTCCAATTAGTGAAAACGATTTAACTAAAATTAAACCTATGGCAAAAGATCGCGCGAATGTATTGTGGGATACTTTTATTAGTCGTCAAGTAGATCATCCTGATTTTTTTAAAAAAGGCGACTGGCCTTTCGACAAAAATAATTGGAAAGAGCAAGGCAAATGGGAAAGCATTTGGGACAGCAACGATGAAGATTTACCTGAATTGATCAATGCACATATTGCTTGGGACAATAACACTGTCGTTTATTATTGTTCAAATAGAGAGAATATTATTGAAACAACATGGGCTGTGTTTAAACGTTGTTGGAAAAACTTCTTATTTATGGATGATGGTCCAATTTTAATAGGAAAAAAACGTCAACAAGTGGTGCAATTTACCAGTAATGGTTATTTTAAAATTGGTGATAAACCAAAATAA
- the rlmF gene encoding 23S rRNA (adenine(1618)-N(6))-methyltransferase RlmF translates to MTIKTALHPRNKHRHGYDFATLTKIHALLSAFIIKNQYNQQDTIDFSNANAVKALNAALLKKHYQIEHWDFPQGYLCPPIPGRVDYIHYLADLLKESKVLIAENDKAIGSKISVLDIGTGATCIYPMLGASEYDWSFVASDIDPISIKAANANINANPKIKQQISCRLQNNSTKIFEGIIKPNEFYHLTLCNPPFHKSLTDAATGTNRKWKNLNKGKTADKKENKADTLNFGGQKAELWCQGGELAFIRQMINESKIFQSQVLWFTCLVSNKDHLSKIKLSLKKAKASEIKVFNMAQGQKISRFIAWRFVKSDLNTK, encoded by the coding sequence ATGACTATAAAAACCGCATTACACCCACGTAATAAACATCGCCATGGCTACGACTTTGCTACCTTAACAAAGATCCACGCCCTTTTATCAGCGTTTATTATCAAAAACCAATACAATCAACAAGACACCATTGATTTTAGCAATGCTAATGCAGTAAAAGCCTTAAACGCTGCTTTACTAAAAAAACATTATCAAATAGAGCATTGGGACTTTCCGCAAGGTTATTTATGCCCTCCTATTCCTGGGCGTGTTGATTATATTCATTACCTTGCTGACTTATTAAAAGAAAGTAAGGTATTAATAGCGGAAAATGATAAAGCCATTGGCAGTAAAATATCCGTATTAGATATTGGCACTGGCGCTACCTGTATTTATCCTATGTTAGGCGCTAGTGAATATGATTGGTCTTTTGTCGCTTCAGATATAGATCCAATTTCTATAAAAGCGGCAAATGCAAATATTAATGCCAACCCAAAGATCAAGCAGCAAATAAGCTGTCGTTTGCAAAATAATAGCACTAAGATTTTTGAAGGTATTATTAAGCCAAATGAATTTTATCATCTCACTTTATGTAATCCTCCCTTTCATAAATCATTAACTGATGCTGCAACAGGCACTAACCGTAAATGGAAAAATTTAAATAAAGGTAAAACAGCTGATAAAAAAGAGAATAAAGCAGATACATTAAATTTTGGCGGTCAAAAAGCTGAGTTATGGTGTCAAGGCGGAGAATTGGCGTTTATTCGTCAAATGATCAACGAAAGTAAAATATTCCAAAGCCAAGTACTCTGGTTTACTTGTTTAGTGTCAAATAAAGATCATTTATCTAAAATAAAACTATCGTTAAAAAAAGCGAAAGCGTCAGAAATTAAAGTTTTTAACATGGCTCAAGGACAAAAAATCAGTCGTTTTATTGCTTGGCGTTTTGTTAAAAGTGATCTAAACACAAAGTAA
- the fadJ gene encoding fatty acid oxidation complex subunit alpha FadJ, with protein MSDNKEVVTSETSSVSTDDNTINSNSAFTLVRQENGIAHLVMDVVGDTMNTLKAEFTEQVADVLAEIKSDTAITGIVLCSGKQDSFVAGADINMINNCQTKEEVVSLSRQGQMIFSQLEQLNIPVVAAINGACLGGGLELAMACHARVCSDNVKTALGVPEVQLGLLPGSGGTQRLPKLVGIQKALDMMLTGKQLRAKQALKLGLVDDVVPNSILIETAEKMALSGKFKRTVKFKSSLINKFLEGTSIGRGIVYKQAEKSVLSKTKGNYPSPMKIIHCVKTGVEESAAKGYQVEAEHFAELAMSPESAQLRNIFFATTEMKKEQGVENVMPNKVLKAGVLGGGLMGGGIAFVTATKANIPARIKDISHEGIGHALKYSYDLLNKKVKRRFMRKSEMQKQMSMITGCTDYSGFKNVDIVVEAVFENLELKQNMVVEIESKTKDSTIFASNTSSLPIGKIAEKAARPENVIGLHYFSPVDKMPLVEIIPHATTSDQTISTTVAFAKKQGKTPIVVKDKAGFYVNRILAPYMNEAAILLLAGEPIDKLDKALVDFGFPVGPMQLLDEVGIDVGAKIGPILEADLGERFAAPPAFSKLLDDGRLGKKTNKGFYLYGKQAKKGKKQVDEGVYTLLNLNPAGSLSSNEIVKRCTYLMLNEAARCVDEGIVRNARDGDIGAIFGIGFPPFLGGPLRYIDNIGAQSLVAQLTQWSQQHGERYAPCEALITMAENGSSYY; from the coding sequence ATGAGTGATAATAAAGAAGTAGTAACGAGTGAAACATCATCAGTTTCAACTGATGATAATACAATCAATAGCAATAGCGCTTTCACCTTAGTCCGTCAGGAAAATGGTATTGCCCATTTGGTTATGGATGTAGTTGGCGATACGATGAATACGTTAAAAGCTGAATTTACAGAGCAGGTTGCTGATGTTTTAGCTGAAATCAAGTCTGATACCGCTATTACGGGTATTGTGCTATGTAGCGGTAAGCAAGACTCTTTTGTTGCTGGCGCTGATATTAATATGATCAATAATTGCCAAACAAAAGAAGAAGTAGTGTCGCTTTCTCGTCAAGGGCAAATGATTTTTTCACAGCTTGAACAATTGAATATACCTGTTGTAGCCGCTATTAATGGTGCTTGTTTAGGCGGCGGTTTAGAGCTTGCGATGGCATGTCATGCACGTGTGTGTAGTGACAATGTTAAAACAGCGTTAGGCGTTCCTGAAGTTCAATTAGGCTTATTACCAGGAAGCGGTGGAACACAACGATTACCTAAACTTGTTGGTATCCAAAAAGCGTTAGATATGATGTTAACTGGAAAACAACTTCGCGCAAAACAAGCGTTGAAATTAGGTTTGGTTGACGATGTGGTTCCAAATAGCATCTTAATTGAAACAGCTGAAAAAATGGCGCTTTCGGGTAAATTTAAACGAACAGTGAAGTTTAAATCTTCATTGATTAATAAGTTTTTAGAAGGCACATCTATTGGTCGCGGTATTGTTTATAAGCAGGCTGAGAAATCAGTTTTGTCTAAAACAAAAGGTAACTATCCTTCACCAATGAAAATTATCCACTGTGTTAAAACCGGTGTAGAAGAATCAGCGGCGAAAGGCTATCAAGTTGAAGCTGAGCATTTTGCTGAGCTAGCGATGAGCCCAGAATCGGCACAACTTCGTAATATTTTCTTTGCAACAACAGAAATGAAGAAAGAGCAAGGTGTTGAAAATGTTATGCCGAACAAAGTCCTCAAAGCCGGTGTGCTTGGTGGTGGCTTAATGGGCGGCGGCATTGCTTTTGTTACGGCAACTAAAGCGAATATTCCAGCGCGAATTAAAGATATTAGTCACGAAGGCATCGGCCATGCGTTGAAATATAGCTACGATTTACTTAACAAAAAAGTTAAACGTCGCTTTATGCGAAAAAGTGAAATGCAAAAGCAAATGTCTATGATCACTGGCTGTACTGATTACTCTGGTTTTAAAAATGTAGATATTGTTGTTGAAGCAGTATTTGAAAACTTAGAATTAAAACAAAATATGGTTGTTGAAATAGAAAGTAAAACTAAAGATTCAACCATTTTTGCCAGCAACACTTCTAGTTTACCGATTGGAAAAATAGCTGAGAAAGCAGCACGACCTGAGAACGTTATTGGTTTACATTATTTTTCACCGGTAGATAAAATGCCGTTAGTAGAAATAATTCCTCATGCTACAACTTCAGATCAAACTATTTCGACCACGGTAGCTTTTGCTAAAAAACAAGGTAAAACACCTATTGTAGTTAAAGATAAAGCGGGTTTTTATGTTAACCGTATTTTAGCGCCTTATATGAACGAAGCCGCTATATTATTATTGGCAGGTGAGCCAATTGATAAGCTTGATAAAGCATTAGTTGATTTTGGTTTCCCAGTCGGGCCAATGCAATTACTTGATGAAGTAGGTATTGATGTTGGCGCTAAAATAGGACCTATTTTAGAAGCTGATTTAGGTGAACGATTTGCTGCTCCACCTGCTTTTTCAAAGTTATTAGATGATGGCCGTTTAGGTAAAAAAACAAATAAAGGTTTTTATTTATACGGCAAGCAAGCTAAAAAAGGTAAGAAGCAAGTTGATGAAGGGGTTTATACTTTATTAAACTTAAATCCAGCTGGTAGCTTATCAAGTAATGAAATAGTCAAACGTTGTACTTACTTGATGCTTAATGAAGCTGCACGTTGTGTTGATGAAGGTATTGTTCGTAATGCTCGCGACGGTGATATTGGCGCTATCTTTGGTATAGGCTTCCCACCATTTTTAGGCGGCCCTTTACGTTATATTGACAATATTGGTGCTCAATCTTTAGTTGCACAATTAACACAGTGGTCACAACAGCATGGCGAACGTTACGCACCTTGTGAAGCTTTAATTACAATGGCTGAAAATGGTAGTAGCTATTATTAA
- the fadI gene encoding acetyl-CoA C-acyltransferase FadI: MTIKMTTSTGERIAVVAGLRTPFAKQATAFHGVPAVDLGKLVVNELLQKHDIDPKIIDQCVFGQVVQMPEAPNIAREIVLGTGMNVHTDAYSVSRACATSFQSTVNVAESIMAGFVDVGIAGGADSSSVAPIGVSKKFARTLLDLSKTKTLGQKIALIRKLGLKDILPVAPAVAEYSTGISMGQTAEQMAKTYNISREDQDALAHRSHTLATQSWAEGKLAGEVMSTHSEPYNRFIDKDNCIRENSVLEGYAKLRPCFDRKHGTVTAATSTALTDGGAAILLMREGRAKELGYTPLGYIRSYGFAAIDVWQDMLMGPSYATPIALKRAGLELADLDLIEMHEAFAAQALANMKMFASDKFAQEHLGRDKAIGEIDMSKFNVMGGSLAYGHPFAATGARLITQTLNELNRRGGGIGLTTACAAGGLGAAMVVETA; the protein is encoded by the coding sequence ATGACAATAAAAATGACCACATCAACAGGTGAGCGAATTGCTGTTGTAGCAGGGCTTAGAACCCCATTTGCTAAACAAGCAACTGCTTTTCATGGTGTACCGGCCGTTGATTTAGGTAAATTAGTAGTCAACGAATTATTACAAAAACATGATATTGATCCAAAAATTATTGATCAGTGTGTATTTGGCCAAGTAGTACAAATGCCTGAAGCGCCAAACATTGCACGTGAAATTGTTTTAGGCACGGGGATGAATGTGCATACCGATGCTTATAGTGTATCGCGAGCATGTGCTACTAGTTTTCAGTCAACAGTAAATGTTGCTGAATCTATTATGGCTGGTTTTGTTGATGTTGGTATTGCTGGTGGTGCAGACTCATCGTCAGTAGCACCTATTGGTGTATCTAAAAAGTTTGCGCGTACTTTATTAGACTTAAGTAAGACAAAAACTCTTGGACAAAAAATAGCATTAATCCGTAAATTAGGATTAAAAGATATTTTGCCAGTGGCACCAGCTGTTGCTGAATATTCAACGGGAATTTCTATGGGACAAACGGCTGAGCAAATGGCCAAAACATATAATATTTCGCGTGAAGACCAAGATGCACTTGCTCATAGATCACATACGTTAGCGACTCAAAGCTGGGCGGAAGGTAAATTAGCCGGTGAAGTGATGAGTACACACAGCGAACCTTATAATCGCTTTATTGATAAAGATAACTGTATTCGAGAAAACTCAGTATTAGAAGGCTATGCAAAATTACGTCCTTGCTTTGATAGAAAACACGGCACCGTAACAGCTGCGACTAGTACGGCGTTAACTGATGGTGGTGCGGCTATTTTATTAATGCGCGAAGGCCGAGCAAAAGAGCTAGGTTATACGCCATTGGGCTATATTCGAAGTTATGGTTTTGCCGCAATTGATGTTTGGCAAGATATGCTGATGGGCCCAAGCTATGCAACACCTATTGCTTTAAAGCGTGCTGGATTAGAGTTAGCTGATTTAGATTTAATAGAAATGCATGAAGCCTTTGCAGCTCAAGCACTTGCTAATATGAAAATGTTTGCTAGTGACAAATTTGCTCAAGAGCATTTAGGGCGCGATAAAGCTATTGGCGAAATAGATATGAGCAAGTTTAACGTTATGGGTGGTTCATTAGCTTACGGTCATCCGTTTGCTGCAACAGGCGCTCGTTTAATTACACAAACGCTAAATGAATTAAATAGACGTGGCGGTGGTATTGGATTAACAACTGCTTGTGCGGCAGGTGGTTTGGGTGCAGCTATGGTAGTGGAGACAGCATAA
- a CDS encoding AAA family ATPase: protein MAIEHFSALKQHLSQQIIGQPAFVENLLIALLANGHLIVEGPPGLAKTRAINALADGLEADFHRIQFTPDLLPADLTGTDIYRPEDGTFVFQAGPLFQNLVLADEINRAPAKVQSALLEAMAEGQVTVGRKTYQLPDLFLVMATQNPIEQEGTYPLPEAQLDRFLMHLEIDYPDAASELEILKLNRGEARTSTNQEKPKLRVLSQAEIFNAREEVLNIHMAPSLETYMVDLIMATRQPEKYDDKLKSWLAFGASPRATIALDRCARARAWLHNRDFVSPEDIQAVLHNVLRHRIILSYQAEAEGISSNQLLDHLLSLVAVA from the coding sequence ATGGCAATTGAACATTTTTCAGCATTAAAACAGCATTTATCACAACAAATCATTGGTCAACCTGCTTTCGTAGAAAATTTACTTATCGCTTTATTAGCAAATGGTCATTTAATTGTTGAAGGCCCTCCTGGGTTAGCAAAAACGCGTGCTATTAATGCATTAGCTGACGGCCTTGAAGCTGACTTTCACCGCATTCAATTTACGCCTGATTTATTACCTGCCGATTTAACTGGTACTGATATATATCGCCCAGAAGATGGTACTTTTGTTTTTCAAGCCGGTCCTTTGTTTCAAAACTTAGTGCTCGCAGATGAAATTAACCGAGCGCCAGCCAAAGTGCAATCAGCGTTATTAGAAGCAATGGCCGAAGGCCAAGTAACTGTAGGTAGAAAAACATATCAATTGCCTGATCTCTTTTTAGTTATGGCAACACAGAACCCTATTGAACAAGAAGGTACTTATCCATTACCTGAAGCGCAACTTGATCGCTTTTTAATGCATTTAGAAATAGATTATCCTGATGCGGCCAGTGAGTTAGAGATATTAAAACTTAATCGTGGTGAAGCGCGAACGAGTACCAACCAAGAAAAACCCAAATTAAGAGTATTAAGCCAAGCTGAAATATTTAATGCTCGTGAAGAGGTCCTTAATATTCATATGGCGCCTTCTCTAGAAACCTATATGGTTGATTTAATTATGGCGACACGTCAACCAGAAAAATATGATGACAAGCTTAAATCATGGCTAGCTTTTGGTGCTAGTCCACGTGCGACGATTGCCTTAGATAGATGTGCCCGTGCTCGAGCTTGGTTACACAACCGTGACTTTGTTAGCCCAGAAGATATTCAAGCAGTTTTACATAATGTGTTAAGACATAGAATAATACTTAGTTATCAAGCAGAAGCTGAAGGTATCTCGTCTAATCAATTACTTGATCATCTTTTAAGTTTAGTTGCTGTGGCTTAG
- a CDS encoding DUF58 domain-containing protein, translating to MWFKQKTTRNKQNLAINDCQSQLASIYSNGVELAMAELLNYQNKTALIDLAARKNIQGQMSGNYLSRSKGRGMEFDEVRHYQTGDDIRAIDWRVTARTGKTHTKLFREELERPVLIATDLSASMHFGSQLLFKSVQAAHIAALVAWHAKNRGDRLGGIVFNQHDHLELKPRSRKEGVLHYLHSLTAIHLAQHKAQYDNSPQENQADINKKPDSSTANKNYFSDNCARIRQVAKPGSLVYLITDGQQLKQAPNRAQQDALRHLTQISKHCELVVCLIDDPLEQALPSSTLKLNVVLTDGENRQQLTLGDSKAADTYQKQAQRINEQCSELLAKAGARVINLSAGQTLEQQLKEGAKFCSR from the coding sequence ATGTGGTTTAAACAAAAAACAACCCGCAATAAACAGAATTTAGCAATAAATGACTGTCAAAGTCAGCTGGCAAGCATTTATAGCAATGGTGTTGAACTTGCCATGGCTGAGCTATTAAATTACCAAAATAAAACGGCACTTATTGACTTAGCTGCGCGTAAGAATATTCAAGGACAAATGTCCGGAAATTACTTATCCCGCAGTAAAGGTCGAGGTATGGAGTTTGATGAAGTTCGTCACTACCAAACTGGCGACGATATTAGAGCAATTGACTGGCGTGTTACGGCAAGAACAGGTAAAACTCATACAAAATTATTTCGTGAAGAATTAGAGCGTCCTGTTCTTATCGCCACTGATTTAAGTGCTAGTATGCATTTTGGTAGTCAATTATTATTTAAATCGGTGCAGGCAGCTCATATAGCCGCCTTAGTCGCTTGGCATGCAAAAAATCGTGGTGATCGTTTAGGTGGCATTGTTTTTAACCAACATGATCATCTAGAGCTAAAACCGAGAAGTCGCAAGGAAGGCGTGTTACATTACTTACACTCACTAACGGCTATTCATCTTGCTCAACATAAAGCGCAATACGACAATTCTCCTCAAGAAAACCAAGCTGATATCAATAAAAAACCAGATAGTAGCACTGCTAATAAAAATTATTTTAGTGATAATTGTGCTCGTATTAGACAAGTAGCTAAGCCTGGTTCATTAGTATATTTAATTACCGATGGCCAACAGTTAAAACAAGCGCCTAATCGTGCTCAACAAGATGCTTTACGACATTTAACACAAATAAGTAAGCATTGTGAGTTAGTTGTTTGTTTAATTGACGACCCTTTAGAGCAAGCGCTACCAAGCAGTACTTTAAAACTTAATGTGGTATTAACTGATGGAGAAAATCGTCAACAGTTAACCTTAGGTGATAGTAAAGCTGCTGATACTTATCAGAAGCAAGCCCAGCGTATCAACGAACAATGTTCAGAACTACTAGCTAAAGCGGGTGCTCGAGTAATTAATTTGAGTGCTGGCCAAACACTAGAGCAACAACTGAAAGAGGGAGCAAAATTTTGCAGTCGATGA